AGagccaccagtcaggaggatacagacatctcaagaggtatgcttagatatgcagaagaatatatatatatattggacatataattaagcataatgattatggctctagattgccgGGAAAAAAAGCtctttcaggtgtttgaaaaatgctaaattctccaaTTTATGAACAGGGGCATAGCCCCTCTccggaccccccccccctccccccagccaTCCTCATGTACTTTCTGCCCCTCAGATTTTGggggtgcatgacgcccctggGCAACAGTATAAAGCATAGGCAGCTAAAACATGCTGTTATTAAACCCATTGTTTTTAAACCCGTACAGACGTGACAGTGGCAGACATATAGACATACCTTTAGCTCATCATTTTCATCCTCCAGTTTCTCTATCTCCTCCTGAAATAGCTGGTCGGGCTCAGGTACCGGTTCGGGCTCGTTAACGATGGCCTCAGGGGAGAGATCATCTGGAACCGCCGTTTCTGTGACCGGCTCCGGGGGAGACTGTGTCTTTGTCTTCNNNNNNNNNNNNNNNNNNNNNNNNNNNNNNNNNNNNNNNNNNNNNNNNNNNNNNNNNNNNNNNNNNNNNNNNNNNNNNNNNNNNNNNNNNNNNNNNNNNNNNNNNNNNNNNNNNNNNNNNNNNNNNNNNNNNNNNNNNNNNNNNNNNNNNNNNNNNNNNNNNNNNNNNNNNNNNNNNNNNNNNNNNNNNNNNNNNNNNNNNNNNNNNNNNNNNNNNNNNNNNNNNNNNNNNNNNNNNNNNNNNNNNNNNNNNNNNNNNNNNNNNNNNNNNNNNNNNNNNNNNNNNNNNNNNNNNNNNNNNNNNNNNNNNNNNNNNNNNNNNNNNNNNNNNNNNNNNNNNNNNNNNNNNNNNNNNNNNNNNNNNNNNNNNNNNNNNNNNNNNNNNNNNNNNNNNNNNNNNNNNNNNNNNNNNNNNNNNNNNNNNNNNNNNNNNNNNNNNNNNNNNNNNNNNNNNNNNNNNNNNNNNNNNNNNNNNNNNNNNNNNNNNNNNNNNNNNNNNNNCTCtcctccctgtatctctcctctccccccctgtatctctcctctccctccctgtctctctccctctctctccctctccctccctgtctcctcctccccctccctgtctctctcccttcctcctccctgtctctctcctctctctccctctccctccctgtctctctccctctccctccctgtctctctgccccccgCCCCCCCTCTCTAGGTAGCGAAGGATGTCTCAGTGCGTCTGCACCATGAGTTGGAGAATGTGGAGGAGAAAAGGAcgaagacagaggaggagaacgaGAAGCTGAGGCAAAAGCTGATAGAGGTGGAGGTGACCAAACAGGCCCTGCACAACCAGCTGGAGAAGGCCAAGGAGGTGATGAGGGGGGGgaaggggtgaggtgaggtggggacAGGGGTAGACAGGGGAGGGTTTGggtggtgggttagggttaggtggaGGTGACCGAGCAGGCTCTGCACAACCAGCTGGAGAAGGCCAAGGAGGtgatgagggggagggaaggggtgaggtggggggggacagggagggttaggggtagacaggggagggtttgggtggtgggatagggttagggttaggtggaGGTGACCAAACAGGCCCTGCAAAACCAGCTGGAGAAGGCCAAGGAGGtgatgagggggagggaaggggtgAGGTGGGGGGGGGACAGGGGTAGACAGGGGAGGGTTTGGGTGGTGGGTTACGGTTAGGTGGAGGTGACCGAGCAGGCCCTGCACAACCAGCCGGAGAAGGAGGTAATGAGGACACCTGCTGTCAGGGAGGGCAAGGTTCCGCAGTGTCACGTGACCAGCTGGATTCAAACCCAGGTCTCCTGTGTGCCACAACACTGTGTTAAGCCTGCCGAGCTAAATCCGAGACGTTAGCTCAGGGAGTTTAACACAGGGTCTGGTTACTCATCACAAGCTTGTTAGTTAAGAAAGTTTCCGAGAGTCATTGTTTTTAATGATTAATTAACAGCCTGTCTGTAAAGAACATGGTACTGTCCACGACAGATTCCACCAGTCATGTACAACAGTTAACAGGTGGGCTGATGATTCCATCTTCATTCTCTGCAGCTGTcactgaagaggagaggaggcagagacgtTCAGAAAGAGAAGAGGATTCCACAGACTCCAGTAGAGGTACGGCGCTATTTTCAACAATGTTTAACATCATTGTTATTCGTCAAACTATAATGACGAGAGAGAAGAGaccaaaacatatatatatatatattattcttcTCTCCTTCAGGAGGACAACGAAGATCTGAAATGTCAGCTAGCCTTCATCAAGGAGGAAGCCATTTTAATGAGGAAGAAGATGGCTAAAATTGACAAGGAGAAGGACCGGCTGGAACACGAGCTGCAGAAGTATCGCTCTTTCTACGGGGATGTGGACAGCCCTGGGCCCAAGGGAGAGGCtggtggaccagctaccacccggGAGTCAGAGCTGAAACTGAGACTGAGGCTGGTGGAGGAGGAAGCCAACATTCTGGGAAGGAAGATCgtagagctggaggtggagaatAGAGGACTGAAGGCTGAACTGGAGGACATgagagacaggtagggagggagggagggagggagggagggagggagggagggagggagggagggaggtggagaataGAGGACTGAGGCCtgaactggaggagaggagagaccggtAGACCCAACGGACCCCTAAACCCTACGCCCTAAACCCTATAGACTTgatgcacttgtggagatctgagaggatttgacaGGTGTCAGCAATATGGTAGTAGCTCCACCCTGCTCTCTGATAGGCTTGATAAAAGTTTCCCCATATTGCTTATAccaatcaaatcctctcagatctccataTGTCTTTGTAAATAAACaagatacatttgattgattgatgtattgattggttgatatattgattgatgtattgattggttgatatattgattgatgtattgattgatgtattgattgattgatgtgttgattgattgatgcatTGATTGATTTATGTGTTAATTGATTGCTGTGTTGATTGCTGTGTTGATTgctgtattgattgattgatgcattGATTGATGCATGGATTGATGCATTGATTGatgcattgattgattgatgcattGATTGATGTGTTGATTGATgcattgattgatgtattgattgattgatgtgttgattgattgatgcattgattgattgatgtgttgATTGATTGCTGTGTTGATTGCTGTGTTGATTgctgtattgattgattgatgcattGATTGATGCATGGATTGATGCATTGATTGATGCATTGATTGatgcattgattgattgatgcattGATTGATGTGTTGATTGATacattgattgatgtattgattgatggatgtgttgattgattgatgcgttgattgatgtattgattgatggATGTGTTGATTGATGGatgtattgattgatgtattgattgatggatgtgttgattgatgtattgattgattgatgtattgattgatggatgtattgattgatgtattgattgatggatgtattgattgatgtattgattgatggatgtgttgattgatgtattgattgattgatgtattgattgatggATGTATTGATCGACGTGctgattgatgtattgattgatgatgtattgattgatggatgtgttgattgatgtattgattgattgatgtattgattgatggATGTATTGATCGATGTGctgattgatgtattgattgatggatgtattgattgatgtattgattgatggATGTATTGATCGACGTGCTGATTGATGCGTTACCAGGGATGAGGTGGCTGGAGGCTCGGCTGAGCAGGGCtgcagcagggagcagggagaggaaCTCAGGGAGCTGAGACAGCAGCTACAGCTGGTGGAGGACGAGGCAGAGCTGCTCAGGAGGAACCTGCAGGACGCAGAGGAGGACAACAACAAGgtggcgtcccaaatggcaccctattccctatatagtgcactactactgcAGGATGTAGAGGAGAACAACAGTGttagtcccaaaatggcaccctattccctatatagtgcactactttagaccagggagcAAAGGGCTCTGGTTGAAACTAGTGtgctatataggaaatagggtgccatttggaaagcaGTTGTTTACATTCTACGTGTGAGTCATATAGTAGAGTATTTATCGTTACTGATCTCAACACCCCCTCGTAGCAACGGATCATAAGGTTTACCATGTACCTCCTGGGGGAAGGACACCTGGCCTCATAAGGTTTACTGGGGGAAGGACACCTGGCCTCATAAGGTTTAACATGTACCTCCTGGGGGAAGGACACCTGGCCTCATAAGGTTTAACATGTATCTCCTGGGGGAAGGACACCTGGCCTCATAAGGTTTACCATGTACCTCCTGGGGGAAGGACACCTGGCCTCATAAGGTTTAACATGTATCTCCTGGGGGAAGGACACCTGGTCTCATAAGGTTTACCATGTATCTCCTGGGGGAAGGACACCTGGTCTCATAAGGTTTAACATGTATCTCCTGGGGGAAGGACACCTGGCCTCATAAGGTTTAACATGTATCTCCTGGAGGAAGGACACCTGGCCTCATAAGGTTTAACATGTATCTCCTGGGGGAAGGACACCTGGCCTCATAAGGTTTAACATGTATCTCCTGGGGGAAGGACACCTGGTCTCATAAGGTTTAACATGTATCTCCTGGGGGAAGGACACAGGACACGTACCCCAGGTTGAGAACCACAGATTTAACAGACGTTCTTAATCCAGAACCATATACAATCAGTGATTTAAGCTTTAAGGTAGTTTTACTAAAGTACATCCTGTTTCAATCCCCCACTAAATCGTTATTTTAGGTGACGGGAGAGCTGAACAAGCTGAAGTACAAGGAGGGCTCCAGGCACGGcgctggtggtggaggaggtggtgccGGAGCGGCTGCAGACCGGGCCAAGGTGGAGGTCCTGCAGGAGGAGCTAAAGGCTGCCAGGCTGCAGATCAACGAGCTGAGTGGCAAGGTGAGGCAGCATGatggactacactacccacaatgctctgtgtattttttttttctgtgcaagGTTGAGGTCACTTCCATTTTAATTCCTTCAATTCAGGAAGTTACCTGGAATTCCAATTCCAGTTTCCCTCCATGCTTCTCTATAAGAACACATTGGAagtggaatttcagtttacttcctgaattcaTTGAATTGAAATGAAGCTGACAGTTGAAGCTAACATAATGCTATCCATCTCTGACGCTCACATAATGCTATCCATCTCTGACGCTAACATAATGCTATCCTGTCTCTGACGCTAACATAATGCTATCCTGTCTCTGACGCTAACATAATGCTATCCTGTCTCTAACGCTAACATAATGCTATCCTGTCTCTGACGCTAACATAATGCTATCCCGTCTCTGACGCTAACATAATGCTATCCTGTCTCTGACGCTAACATAATGCTATCCTGTCTCCTTACCTCTACAGGTGATGCAGATGCAGTATGAGAACCGTGTCCTGCTGTCTAACATGCAGCGTTACGACCTGGCATCACACCTGGGCATCAGGGCCAGCCCCCGGGAAAGTGACGCAGAGAGTGACGGAGGAGATGACGCCTCCACCTCATCGCGCTTCCCACCCCACCGTAAACGAGAAGGCCCCATCGGAGGGGAGAGCGACTCGGACGAGGTGATACGCGTACAAACAGTAAACCCAATAATGGCTTTGTGTATTAAATACAGTGAAGCTGACAAGCTGAAGCTAATCCTAAAGTTATCCCGTCTCCCTACCAATCCAGGTGCGTAACATCCGGTGCCTGACCCCCACGCGCTCTCTCTACACCCCCGAGAGCCGTTTTCTCCCCCGCAGCCTGAAGGACCGGCAGCAGATGGTAGACATCCGTATAGAAGCAGAGCGGCTGGGTCGGACCGTCGACAGGCTGATAGCGGACACCGGTACCATCATGGCTGAGGCCCGGGTCTACATGGTCTCCAACGGGGAGCTTTACGAGGAGGAAGGGAGCACCGTCAGAGAACATGAGTTGTTGTACAGGATCACCGCTCAGATGAAAGCCTTTAGGAAGGAGCTGCAGGTATTTATAGACAGACTGGATGTCCCCAAGCCAGAGGACAAAGAGGAAGAGGAACCACTGTCTGTAAGTTGAACAGAGTTAGACACACACTAGGGGTTTCCGTTGgccttttgccccccccccccccttaaatgtccggtaaattaaaatgtcCGTCACCAcatttcctaacggaaaccccgGCAGACACTTACACACACCCATTACATTAATGCATTGTAGACATGTCAGTATTACATCTACTGTAGGACAGGCCTCTATTTGGTCTGAATGTCAGTATTACATCTACTGTAGGACAGGCCTCTATTTGGTCTGAATGTCAGTATTACATCTACTGTAGGACAGGCCTCTATTTGGTCTGATTGTCAGTATTACATCTACTGTAGGACAGGCCTCTATTTGGTCTGAATGTCAGTATTACATCTACTGTAGGACAGGTCTCTATTTTGGTCTGAATGTCAGTATTACATCTACTGTAGGACAGGCCTCTATTTGGTCTGAATGTCAGTATTACATCTACTGTAGGACAGGCCTCTATTTGGTCTGATTGTCAGTATTACATCTACTGTAGGACAGGCCTCTATTTGGTCTGATTGTCAGTATTACATCTACTGTAGGACAGGCCTCTATTTGGTCTGAATGTCAGTATTACATCTACTGTAGGACAGGCCTCTATTTGGTCTGAATGTCAGTATTACATCTACTGTAGGACAGGCCTCTATTTGGTCTGATTGTCAGTATTACATCTACTGTAGGACAGGCCTCTATTTGGTCTGAATGTCAGTATTACATCTACTGTAGGACAGGTCTCTATTTTGGTCTGAATGTCAGTATTACATCTACTGTAGGACAGGCCTCTATTTGGTCTGAATGTCAGTATTACATCTACTGTAGGACAGGCCTCTATTTGGTCTGATTGTCAGTATTACATCTACTGTAGGACAGGCCTCTATTTGGTCTGAATGTCAGTATTACATCTACTGTAGGACAGGTCTCTATTTTGGTCTGAATGTCAGTATTACATCTACTGTAGGACAGGCCTCTATTTGGTCTGAATGTCAGTATTACATCTACTGTAGGACGGGCCTCTATTTAGTCTGAATGTCAGTATTACATCTACTGTAGGACAGGCCTCTATTTGGTCTGAATGTCAGGATTACATCTACTGTAGGACAGGTCTCTATTTGGTCTGAATGTCAGTATTACATCTACTGTAGGACAGAATTTGGTCTGAATGTCAGTATTACATCTACTGTAGGACAGGCCTCTATTTGGTCTGAATGTCAGTATTACATCTACTGTAGGACGGGCCTCTATTTGGTCTGAATGT
The sequence above is a segment of the Salmo trutta unplaced genomic scaffold, fSalTru1.1, whole genome shotgun sequence genome. Coding sequences within it:
- the LOC115187907 gene encoding protein SOGA3-like, translating into VAKDVSVRLHHELENVEEKRTKTEEENEKLRQKLIEVEVTKQALHNQLEKAKELSLKRRGGRDVQKEKRIPQTPVEEDNEDLKCQLAFIKEEAILMRKKMAKIDKEKDRLEHELQKYRSFYGDVDSPGPKGEAGGPATTRESELKLRLRLVEEEANILGRKIVELEVENRGLKAELEDMRDRDEVAGGSAEQGCSREQGEELRELRQQLQLVEDEAELLRRNLQDAEEDNNKVTGELNKLKYKEGSRHGAGGGGGGAGAAADRAKVEVLQEELKAARLQINELSGKVMQMQYENRVLLSNMQRYDLASHLGIRASPRESDAESDGGDDASTSSRFPPHRKREGPIGGESDSDEVRNIRCLTPTRSLYTPESRFLPRSLKDRQQMVDIRIEAERLGRTVDRLIADTGTIMAEARVYMVSNGELYEEEGSTVREHELLYRITAQMKAFRKELQVFIDRLDVPKPEDKEEEEPLSMFQPIILLILILVLFSSLSYTTIFKLVFLFTLFFVL